AATATTTACTCTTTGCTTCCCAGGGctacttttttttcagtttcaacaGGCCTAGAACCCCTAATAAAAGAGAGTTGAACAAACAGTTTGAGAACAGAGGAGTGAGTACAAACACAGAGTACTTGAATCACAAGATAGTCCAGCTGGAAGGAGCCTTGAAGATAACTGAATCCAACTCTCTCTTTTTACAAATGAAGCAATTGAGACCCAGAAAGGTCGGGTGACTCACCCCAGGACAAACAGCCAGAGAGGGGCCACATGTCCAATTCCTAATACTCACTCCACTACTCATTAACCTCAGGACACCACGGCTCCCTCAAACACCCACAGGCAGCTTTTGAAGGGCTAATCCCTTAGAATGGTGGGCTCTTAGAAGCTATGACACCTGTACGAATAGAAAAATCATCCGTTCAGTAGGTAAGTGCCTGCTGAGCACCAGGCATCAGCGTTGACATGAAATACAATGGTGAacaggaggctgggcgcagtagctcatgcctgtgatcccagcattttgggagggtgagacggacagatcacttgaggtcaggagttcgagatcagcctggccaacatggtcaaaccctgtctctactaacaatacaaaacttagccaggtgtggtggcactcgcctgtagtcccagctactcaggaggctgaggcagaaaaatcacttgaaccctggaggtggaggttgcagtgaaccgagatcaagccactgcactccagcctgcgtgacagagtgagactctgcttcaaaaaaacaaaacaaaaaaaattaacaagagcAGAGGCTCCTGCCTCACTAGATTTACCTTCAAGCTGGATGAGATAATGACAGACAAGTCAAGAATTAAATGAACTTGGCACTGTTTGAGAGTAATAACTACTGAAATATTAAACCAGAATGGTAGATAGAGAGTGAGGAGGAGGGCGCTGCTTTGGATAGGATGTCAGAGAATCACTCTGCAATGTCCCTGACCCAGGAGAGGGAGAGTCGGGTAGGGGGAACACCTAGCTTTTGTTTGAACATTACTAACAACAGAACTCCACTACCTCCAAAGTCCAGCTCAGTGTCTTAAAAAGGTCTTCCTTGGACTGAGCCAAAGTCTGCCTTCCTGTAACTTCAAACTTCAGTAACTCATTCTCTGAGCATCACAAAAACCAGTCAGCTAATAAGTAGCATGTTCAAATGCAGAGCACATCCTAAATTAAGACAGTTGCTGCAGTGTTTCAATTTGAAATAGCGTGTTTGGGAAAATACAACATACCGGGAGAATGACTTACATGTTCTCATTCAGCCTACAGTTCATAAAAGTGTTTAAAACCAACACTTCAAAGGATGTTCCGACAGCCAGCTTCTAGAGTCCCAAACCCGTCTGTGTGAGTCACCTGACATCAGTGACAGGACATACCAACTCCCTTCCGTCTGTAACTCTAGTTGGGGTTTTATAGCAACAACACTGCCAGTTCCGTTGCCCTGTCATTCGGCATGGCAAAGGAAATTTGGCTCTGTACATTTTGCTTTCTAAGATATTCATGGAATCAAGAAACAAACTACTCTTTGGCCCCCACCCTCTATCtcacagacaaggaaatggaAGCTGGAAATAGAAAGTGACCATCAAGTTTCATCAGCAAGCAATGGCCAGGGTAGGACTTGTTCCCTTCAGCCTCCAAACTGCTGGCAGCTGCAGCAATGCGTAACCCCCAGGTTTGCTTGTATGTGGGGATGGACTTCTAAGCCTCCAGAGATAGTTAGTGCATACTTATGAAGAGAAAGCCCAGCTCCCTAACCCCCTTTCATGTGAACCTGCACTCCAGCAATCTCCCCAGAATGTCCCCAGCACCACACGCTGCTGAAGGGGTTTCCATTCGAGTGTGGGCACATTGTTTGGGTTGCAGGTGTCATCCATTGTGTGGGAAGATGCAGCTCCTACTCCAAACCAATCCAAAAGCTACAGGATACACAGAGAAAAGCAGGGGTTAAGGACAACACCAAAGTTGGCACTATTTCAGCTTTTACCCAAGTCTAAGAGTCTGACTGAACCAACTGCCTGGCTGCTCCTAATGCCTCAGAGCCCTCTAGGCTGGCCCAGTAAAATGGTTAGTAACAAAGGAAGAACAACTCCTTAGGAGACAGGCCTTCCTGAACCAATGAAGGAAGCCTCAGAGCCCTGCCCTCCTTCCCCCAGCTTGAGGCAGCTGGGGAGGATCTGAGTGCTGGCTGTGCTGATCTggccctgcctccttccttctcccttgcTGGCTTCTGCTGCTGGCTGGAGCTCTGAGAATCCACCATTTTTCCCCCTCTGAGCCCTACATTCGCAGGAATAAATGACTTCCTTGAATGGAGAGGAACTGCCAGAATGCAGTTTAATCATAATGGACGGTATCTCTCAGAAAACAAGGCACCAAAAGAGGGAACACCAATACCAGCAACCATGCTGGTGCCTTCTACAGCCGGCCCCAAGGTCACAAGTTTCAAGCAGACTATAAAGCTGTTTACTGATTAGAAAATAATCAGCTTAGCCCTTAGCAGGCTCCCTCCTGATCACACATCACGCAAGACAACACCCCTGTGAGTGATAAAATATGGTTTCCTCAACCCCAACCATGCAGCAGCACCACGGAGAGCAGGCGTGGCTTCAAAGCCACTGCTGCACCCAAAGGTGAGCCCAGCGCAGTTGCCAACACCACGTTGCACCTCAGCTCTTCGGTTTGTAAAGGAGGCAGAAAGCGAGCACAGCCTCTGCTCACTACCCCAGGCCCCTGGGCTGCAGAGAGGGTGACCACATGTGATGGAGACATCTCAGGAAAGGACGGGCTGAGAGGAGAAATTCTCCTATATGACTATGGGTCCCCAGGGGAGGGTGAACATCAGAACCTGGACCTGTTAAGTGACCCATGCCATTTGACATCTGCCTCCTTTTTACAAGTGGAGGCTGAGAGCTTGGGTGTTGCAGCCCAACAGACCTGGGTCCTGGCTCAGTGGTATACAGTTGTGCAATTAGGAATAGTGACTTCTCCCTGAGCCTGACCttacccatctgtaaaatggggctaatgacAGCACTGACTCACAGGTACTATCAAATGTAACCATGTGACAGAGGCCCAGCCCCCAGTGTGCATGGTAAGTCTTCACAAATGCTGGttcatgttattatttttactatataaATTCAAGAGAACCGCCTATAACGCACGCACCATATGTGAGTTTGAGGCAGAAAATCGAGAGAGTGAGCCAAGGTGGCGAAGCACCACGTTTTGATACTCAAACATCTTTAGACAAGGGCTCTGTCATTCTGAGGACTGCAAGCTGCTCCCACACTCTCAATATGACCTTTGTCTAGGGTCTTATCATTTCCAGAGctccttcctctccatttcatctgATCCTCACCACAGCCCTATAATGTGGGCACGGTGAGTATGCTTCCTGTACCCCATGCGTAGAGGAGAAAAacaagtctcagagaggttaagcaacttgctcgAGATCAAACAGCTTGAAAGTGGCTGAGCAGCATCACAAATCCAGGGCTGCCTGACAGGGCTGGAATGAGAATAAAGCCTAGTGTGTGCAACTTCAGGAGGCACTCACTTGTAAGACCTTGAGAGTGAGTACCTCCTCAAATTTTGCCCTGCTGTCTTACCCCAAGCCTTGGGCCCTTCCTAGAGCACTGAGGCTGAGCTAATTGTACAGATGCTGCACAGAGGAGGTCAGCCCAGCAAGAACTCACTCCCAGCTCCTTGGGGTGGCTGGATCTACTGGCTGAGCTGAACATCTCCCTGTGGAGCTCCAAGGACCACTTCccaaaaaagtggaatggaacagagggtGGAAATGGTGCTGTGACAGTCATACAAGGCTTCCGTGCACCCTTGAGCTTGAGGGCCAGTAAAGAGGGGCTGGGCCAGGCAGGCCTTCCCCAAGGCCCCTCTAAGCCGTTATCAGCCCAGGGGATGGATAGGCCAGGACAGGCAGGCAAGCAGCCCACAGGGGTGACTCCCAGGACAGTGGCTTCTGGATGCTGGCCCACCAGACAGTCAAGGTTCTCCACTCTCCGGCCGCTCAGAGCCCAGCTAgctcccaactcggcctccctTTACCTCCCACAGGGCATGGGAGGTACTGACTAGCAAGGAGGCTTATTTTAaatctgcaaaaagaaaaacttttctaaTGTAGATGATTACACTTACTAATTAGTCAACTTGGTTGTGCCTGGATTACTGCAAATTTAGCTTTCCTGCAGAAACAGCACCTGTTCACTGAGGGACAGTATTAGGTAGTAGGAAACTCTGCAAGCTTGAGACCCATTGGGGTGGGATTCAAGCCCCACATCCCCTGGGCAGGTTACTCACCTGCTCTGAGACCATTCCCTCCTTCTATAAAAGGGGACTAGAATAGTACCTGCACTATCCAGTTGTTGCTATTACAAAGACCAGCCACAGTTTATTAAGTGCCTATAATGGGCCAGgtactgaatttctttttcttttccttacacGTATTATTTAACACTCACGACAACTGTATAGGTTTGTCTTTTTGAAGTATAACTTACAGTGAAGTGCTCAAATCTTCAGTGCACAGGTCAATGAACTTTTACATGTATTCTCTATCCTCTAATCAAATATCAATCATCATAGATCACTTTTGCCTGTTTATGAACTTCATACAAATGGGCTCATGCAATATGTGCTCTGTTGTGGCTGGTTTCTTTCATTCAACTTTGTTTTTGCAATTAATCCACATTGTTGTGTACCagttatttgttcttttatatagctgcatagtattccatggtgtgacAATGCCACAGTTTGTTTGTCCATTGACCTAGgtgtcattatcatcaccattatcaccatcatcctattttacaaatgaggaaactgggaccTGAACTTCTTACTAAGTGTTTAGCTTAAAGTCACAGAGTGACCTTGAGGCCGAAcagggacttgaacccaggtcccTGTAACTCCAAAACCAGCTCCTTACCATGGACAATAGAGCCTCCCATAGCTCTGGAATACTGAGATTGGCAGAAATGAATGCTGACCTGTGTGGCCATGAGCTCCTTCTCCCTGAGGTACATTTGGAGTCAGGGGGAAGCTACCTGCCTGGCTCCAGGTGCTGAAAAAATTGCCTTAGTTTTGGCGATTgctcatatttattttcattgcaaCCTAAGCTGATAGCACAGGTACAGTCATCACTCACAGCCCTGTACTTTGAGACCTGGGCTTTGCCAACATTTCAAAACAACTGCAAACAGCCTCAATGTGGAGGAGGCATCCTTGTCCACTGACCAGCAGCTGGCTCTTATGGGCAGCCCCGGCCCTGGCTCCTCAGAGTCTAGTTTTCTACGACGGTAACTCAGCTGTAACCATCTGGGACTCCCACAGAAAGCATTGTAGGCCAGGTTTCTCAACACAAGCCTTACCTATCAAGAGGTGAGACCCCCAGTGCTGACCTTATTCAAGAAAAGGCTGAGATTTTGCCTTGCTCTCCAACCTTCAGAATCTCTGCCTGCTGCCCAGCAGGCAAGCAGCAGGCCTTAGAAGGGCCACCTGCAAGGCAGCAAGGGGGTGACCAGGGGCCTGGCTaacctccccacctcctccccctcTGAACTCAGGTAGCCTCCAGTCAGTCCAACCAGACATGATTAAATGGTTGGCTACACACAGGGATGGAAGACCCCGGGGGAAGAAGGGCATGGAGCCAACTCCCTGAGGCAGCCCTAGGGCACCCTTTGGTCTGTTGATCATTAACAGAAGCCACCTCATGGCAGGCAGAGAAGGGGAAAGTCCAAGGGGTGGCCTACCCCCTCCTCCCAGACTCCATCCTCCAAATGTGCCAATGCAGGGCCTCATGGGAGGTGAGGTCATGGCACTCAACGGAGGGGGTGTGTGCAGAATCATCTAATCCAACTGGTTGCCTCCTGTGTTCATGCAGAATCTCCACAAAAGGCCAAGGGAGAGGGCAACTAACACTGATTGATTTGCAgttactgtgtgccagggactGCTCCAGTGTCCCAGCCTACAACACTCTAGCATAGTGATGGAGCTcgcctgcctgggttcaaatcctgacgcTGTCTCCCTGTATGACAAATTAGTGAATTTCTCTGCACCCCAATTTCTCCATCTGCACAGAGGGAATAGTATAGAGCTTCCTCCGTGGGGTCATTATGATCATTCAGTGAGTTAACACACAGAAGTTCTTAGAGGACTACCTAGCACTTACAAACAGCTGTCATGACTAATGGCTCACTTGATCTCATAGTAACCCCTTGAGATACAGCTGAAAAATCCAAGGTTGAGTCATTTATCCAAAGCACAAGCTGCTAGAaggggagctgggatttgaaccctggtCCAAGGGCTCCATTCAACACCCCTTCTTCCTTCATGCCCTGGATCCTTCCCCTGCCATGACCCACTCACCCTCTTCAGTAACCAGTGCTTTGTGATCCAGTCGACTGGAAAACCCATCTTCAGACTAACCCACAATCTCAGTTGGCCCTCAAAGCCCTCCTTTCGTGAGTGTCACTGAACCATAGCAGGCCCCTAGCCTTCCTCCTGAGAATGATGCCTCCAGGCCAGGAAAGGCATTGCTCAGTGGCCAAAATAGCTCATTTCTTTGAGCTGCTCCAAGGGAAGATCTTCATCCAACAGCCAGAGAGTGGGTTGCAGGGCCAGTAGCCACAGAGGCCCCGCCCATCCATGGCAGACCTGGTGCAGGCCCCTAAACCCAGCCTTCAAGACACCCTGGCCTCCAGGGTAAGGGGTGGAGAAGAAGGCTTTGTGCCCCAGGATTGGCCTGGCCTTTCCTGACCCACTTCCCTCGTGAAAGCCTTCCCTTCAACTCCCTCAGCATAGTTCCTATCCTTCCCAGCTGCAGAGGAGCTCAGAGATAGGGGTTTCTTGCCAGCTCTGGGCTCACACGTCCCTGGCCTCCCTGCTAGACTACAGCACGGGGCTGCTGCTGAGGCCTCTTCTTCTAACATCCTGGACAAATAATGGGCCTGAAAGATTCTGCTGTTTCCTTTCCCGAGGGCCATCTCCTCTAACTTTAAGGACTCGATGGGACACAACCAGGCTCTTGTGGCTACCACACATGGGCCTGGGTGACCTAAATCCCAGCCTGAGTGAGTTCCCCAGGGAGACACTTAGGTAGAGGTAAAGGGTTAAGGCCCAGGGACATGGAGCTTCCCCACATGATAAGGAGTCTCCCCTGGGCTTTACAGCCAACCCCCACCCTCCAGTGCCTCCAGTAGTCAATGTCTCTATCTTGGTTAGACAAAGTCGAAGGACTGACTCAGTCAAAGGACTGACTCCCCTAGAGGAAATTCAGGGCTGGCCAGGAGGTACGCCTGGGCCTCTAGGAACCTAACCAGCTCCACCATGAGAGGGGAAGTTAGAAAGGTGTCTGCCACATGCTCAGGTATGCCTGCAGGGAATGAGCTCAAGGTGAATGattaaatgtcttttttacttttactCTGAAAGGAAGATCACATGCCACCAccaccaaccaccaccaccacctccacacacacacaaagttcatTTCCTCCTTAAGGGACAAGAGGCCTAGGAATGGCTAAGCAGTCCTAAGAAGGGCTGCTTTTCCCCTTCCTAAACCACCAGCCCCTGCCCTGGAACAGGTAATAGTCCCTATTTTTCTACCTCACTCCTGACCCCCAGTAGATATCTGATGACCAGGGAAATGAGTTGAGAGTAGAGGAAGTCTCAGGGACATCCCTGGCCTGCCCAATGTCTGCTGCAGACCTTCGGAAGAGGCCTGGTGGAATCATGGTGACTCAGCTGAACTCCCAAAACTTCCTGGGTGTAAAGGAATCAAAGGCAAGTGAGCTTCAAatagcaatctctgcctctccccaAATAAATCCTCCCAGGGCTCAGTCAAGATTTTTAGAAAGTTCCAACTCCTCTGGCAGGTGAAATGCCACCTCTAAGTGGTCATCTAGCCTTGGTGGGGGTGCATCTAGCCAAGGAGACCCCACCTTTCCCAAGATAACACACCTAATTTCGCATAGCATCTGAGATTGTAACTAAGGTGGTGGGAACCCTTGGTGACTTGCTGTGTTGTATTGGCCAGTGTTAACACTCACTTCCCCTTAACAGCCCTCCAAACCCAAAAGGATATGTCAAACCCAGTCCCAGTCCCCAGTTCCTTGTGACTGAGCCCCTCACCCCGCTGGACGTTCCTCTCCAAGCAGGCAGTACTTCCTTATACCCTCCCCACACGGGTAGGTGTTGAGAGGCTAGGACTGAGGTAAATTTCTTGTGGGCAAAATGAGCCCAAGGCACCCCAATAAAAGAACTCACTCAAATCCAAGCCTGCAAGTGTGCCATGTGCTAGGTCCTCCTTTATCATTTTGGCACCCCAAACACCATCCAAAGGAATGAAGAGCACAGGATGGACAGGACGGACTGGAAGGCCCTGAGCCTTGACTGCCCAGAAGAACCGCAGAGGCCACACAAGTGTCAGCAAGGCTGGGCCCATTGCTATTCGGCCAACAACTAACACACTGCACAGTCTTTTCAGAAGTAATACAGCAGGAAGTACACGCTCCTTTGCAGAAAACCTCCACCCCGTCCCGTCTAAGCTCAGCAAACTGCCAGCATCAAGGAAGGGAGCTATAGGCTTAGCTATAGGGATGAGAGATGCCGCCAACCACAGCCACAGCCCTCTCTCTCCGCCTCCCCCTCCCCAGGACTTGCAAGGTATACCAGGGGAGAACCTTACTGGCAAAGTCAAACCAAAACCAAGTAAAATCAGCTCCACCATCAATGTTTCTTGAAAAAACGgggtttattgatttttaaactgCAAATAGTcgttacaaaaagtttttttttcttttaaataaattcacacaaagaaagagaaatagaaagcgACGGTAGTGACCAGCAAGAGGAATAATAATTACATTCATCTTAATGTGTGTGTGCCAGTTCTGTTTACATTAACATTGGAAAACTCCAGACCTGGAATCCAGAACCTCaaatctgtgagtggaatgtCTTGAGATGGGCACGTGGAAGTCAAagggtttctctttttttttttttcccttttagaaGCTATACATAAAAAGTTGTTTTCCTTCTGTACTGTCACAGAACTTTTACATACATTCTCAGTCCTAGTTGTGAAAGGcctaaagagaaagaaactcaATTTGCAGTCCAACACAAAGGGgggaatttctaaaataaataatccaacagttttttgcatttttttaaattaatttttcatttttttaaaataaaataaccaaaaaagtGTAAAGTTACAAAAAATGTCGTTGaagaataatatattaaaactgtggaaaaaaaggaaaaagacacgTCACAAAATTTTAAGATTAATATGAAGATCATAATTTAACATAAAAGAATATATTCTATGGATTTGTCATCCCGATAAATatgaacaaaattaacaaaaaaaaagcatagttTGGCAATAAATACGTTTTGATAAGTTAAATAAGCTTTTTTATATTGATGTGCAGTGACAAGCAAAATTTTTGCTCTCCAATTTCTGAAAGTTATATGAAGTTTAAAACCCAGGGAAGAAAGCATGGCGTGAGTGCTCTAAGGATAGACCTACGGTATTCTAGAGCAAAAACCATTAAAGCTACTTCTACAGGAAATCGTTTTACACAGATATTGTATGTGGAATGAATACCATTAACTGCTCaccccttactttttttttttttagcttttctctcatttttttttttgttgttattttttttaaaaagatgtcacATATGAACTGGGGAACTTTAGCACCAAAATCAAGTCTCTCCTAGTCCATCTagcttccccttcctccccacttaaaaaaaagaaaaaattaaatcacaaagTCCCACTTAAGTCAAAATCTTCGTCCGCTTTTTCAGCCTTCCTTCCTGCAGACCTACACAAACCCAGGCAAGATTAGTCAACAGGGGTTCAGATCGGGAAGAAAAAGGTTTTGAATGTCAAGACAGGTTTCCCCCAAAACCCTTGTCTGGCAACAACTCTTCCAAGGGGCCGGGGGGTACAGGTGGAGAGGTGCCGCcgggaagaggggaggaggaatAAGTGTGCGGGAGACTGAAATGAGGGAAGGTGCAGTTGTGTCGCCAGTGGAGGGGGCTGCTGGTTCCGGGTCTCCACCCCCCCATGGGCAGAGGCTCCGGGAGGCCCACGGGTGCCCTCTGGCGCTGAAGAGGTAATGTAGTCACAGTGACAAAGTTAGATTACAAGGCACTAAGTTGCTTCTGTAAACTGTTACTGCTTTTTCTCTTGTGATTTGGCACTTAAGGCTTAagccggaaaaaaaaaaaggcatctacTGACAAAATAGGGGACTTGTCTGTTATGCATGGTAAGTGGGCTATAAAATCCAGGGAGGGGGTTTCAAGCCAGAAGAAGCTACTGACAAATTGACTTGTCCTTATGTTAGGTGGGGTTatgagggggagagggagggcacattctgaggtgctgggggAAAGGGGTTGAGCTTAACCTTGTTAATGTAGGGCCTGTGGGGAATTGGATGGGTAGGGAGAAGAGGGTATGGGATGTGGGTGCAGGGTAGGGGCTGGAGTAGGCAGGAGGTCCCTCCCTACCCTGTCTTAGTCATCTGAGATGGAAAGTCTGCTGAAGATGGGCAGGCGTCTTGAGTTGTCCAAGGTCGGGGAgtctgagccactgtggctgctgCTGGAGCTGCTCAGGTAGCCCTCCTGGTCCGAGAGAGAATCCTGAGGGCTGGGGGGAGAGTCAAACATGTGAGGGGACTCGGACATGGGCCGGAAGAGGAAGGTGGTCGGGGAGCCACCCCCGGGCAGCCCCATGCTAGGGGCAAAGAGGCTTGCCAGCTCCTGGCTGGAGAAGGCAAAAGGGTTATTGGTGCCATCAGGCAGGGTaggtgagcccaggaggtcatcGGCGCTCAGAATAGGGGGTGGGGTGATGGACGTGGGGCTGTCCAGCAGCCCGGTGGCAGCGGCGGTGGCAGCGGCACTAGGAAACCCAGCAAAGCTAAAGCTATGCTGGAGGCGGGGACGGTCAGCGGAGAGGTCCCGGGCCCCGGCCAGGGCACGGCGCTCTTCGGCGTTGTGGATGAAGTGGCAGCGGGGCCCGTAGGGGCAAAAGCCGATGGTGTGGAAGGTGCGGCACAGCTCCGTCTTGTACTTGGGGTGGCGGGTCAGGCTGCGGAGCTCGTGGATGCCGTGTGCGAACTGGCACTTGTCCCCGTACTTACAGGCACCGTTTTCCTCAAAGGGGCGGCACAGCTCCGTCTTGTAGCGGCTGGAGTTGACCTGGCCGCCCCCAGGCTGCTTCTGGGTGGGCAGCAGCCGCTCGCCCCCTTCCGAGAAGGAGCGGTCTCGGAAGCGGCTGTCTCGCGAGCTCAGAGCGGGGGCTGGCTCACCCTTGAGGCTGCTGATGAGCTGATTCTGGTGGAACTTGGAGCtgggcagggtgactgagtgccTCCGAGGGAAGCCCCCACCAGCAGGGGTGCCCACTGCCTTTCTGTCCAGCAGGCAGCCCCCTGCACTGGGAGCACTATAGTTGAGCATCTTGTTACcctgaagagagaagagaaaggatggTAAAGACGGAGGACATCCACCAGGATGTCCACTATGGGCAGCCCCCTACACAATCACAAACGCCCGctctttctcaaagaactcaCCTCTACCTCTGCTCTAGCAagctcccttccctctctccctcccatagGCCATTCACCTGGGTTTATTTTGGCTCCATGCGTAAGAAACCACAAGATCCAAACTGTGTGACAAGCACCCTGCTCCATGCTGACTCCTGCAATGCAACCCCTATATCCTCTGTCCCCAAAGCTACCACTTTAATCTATAAAGTTCAACTTCTTTACTAGTCAAACAGATTCTTCAACTCAAAATATCTCACACAACCCAGACCTCTCTAGATTACCGCACCCCGCCCCCGCCACTGCCCGCAACAAAAACAGGT
The genomic region above belongs to Pongo pygmaeus isolate AG05252 chromosome 15, NHGRI_mPonPyg2-v2.0_pri, whole genome shotgun sequence and contains:
- the ZFP36L1 gene encoding mRNA decay activator protein ZFP36L1, which codes for MTTTLVSATIFDLSEVLCKGNKMLNYSAPSAGGCLLDRKAVGTPAGGGFPRRHSVTLPSSKFHQNQLISSLKGEPAPALSSRDSRFRDRSFSEGGERLLPTQKQPGGGQVNSSRYKTELCRPFEENGACKYGDKCQFAHGIHELRSLTRHPKYKTELCRTFHTIGFCPYGPRCHFIHNAEERRALAGARDLSADRPRLQHSFSFAGFPSAAATAAATGLLDSPTSITPPPILSADDLLGSPTLPDGTNNPFAFSSQELASLFAPSMGLPGGGSPTTFLFRPMSESPHMFDSPPSPQDSLSDQEGYLSSSSSSHSGSDSPTLDNSRRLPIFSRLSISDD